A section of the Chryseobacterium scophthalmum genome encodes:
- a CDS encoding acyltransferase family protein produces MRLKKLKTFIVYPLEALQKNKFDALTGMRAIAAIMVFVYHNRKYWRYDLPFEIMRFISEWHIGVTVFFVLSGFLLAYRYEEKPLESKKSYLKYILLRIARIFPLYWILLSCYFLDTSYSKSVDTYFLQYSLFYSLFERYSVSGIVQAWSLTVEFFFYILAPLLFLLLKKSWKYCILFLIGFFLLGWGIGFGLKEFNGNPKGFLYPLQFMIGSTFFGRSLEFFFGMLLAYLMKKEKGIQFLNKIKKPTLWGGISILIFTISIAFFARNNFVHGVERWEGRLIHELFLPVAIAVFFWGLMTERTFVSRILSTKFFILLGNASFVFYLIHLSYFNMKLKSYFYLPDRNFVALWICSIIIYLLIEKPLYESCRKLIAKIK; encoded by the coding sequence TTGCGGTTAAAAAAACTAAAAACTTTTATTGTTTATCCTTTGGAAGCTCTTCAAAAAAATAAATTCGATGCTTTAACCGGAATGCGCGCCATTGCCGCGATCATGGTTTTTGTCTATCACAACCGAAAATATTGGCGTTACGATTTACCTTTTGAAATCATGCGTTTTATTAGCGAATGGCACATCGGCGTAACTGTATTTTTTGTTTTGAGCGGATTTTTGCTCGCTTATCGCTATGAAGAGAAACCTTTAGAATCAAAAAAATCTTATTTAAAATATATTCTTCTCCGGATTGCGAGAATTTTTCCATTGTACTGGATTTTGCTGAGCTGTTATTTTCTCGATACTTCATATTCCAAAAGTGTTGATACTTATTTTCTGCAATACTCATTGTTTTATTCACTTTTTGAAAGATATTCGGTTTCAGGAATTGTACAGGCTTGGTCGTTGACAGTTGAGTTTTTCTTTTACATTCTGGCTCCGCTTTTATTTCTATTATTAAAGAAAAGCTGGAAATATTGTATTCTTTTTTTAATCGGATTTTTTCTTTTAGGATGGGGAATCGGATTCGGACTTAAAGAATTCAACGGAAATCCTAAAGGGTTTTTATATCCTCTCCAATTTATGATCGGAAGTACATTCTTTGGGAGAAGTTTAGAGTTTTTCTTCGGAATGTTGCTCGCTTATTTAATGAAAAAAGAAAAAGGAATCCAATTTTTAAACAAGATTAAAAAACCGACACTTTGGGGTGGAATTTCCATTCTTATTTTCACAATTTCTATTGCATTTTTTGCCAGAAATAATTTCGTGCATGGTGTAGAACGTTGGGAAGGAAGACTCATTCATGAGTTGTTTTTGCCTGTTGCAATTGCCGTTTTCTTTTGGGGGTTGATGACCGAGAGAACCTTCGTTTCAAGAATACTTTCTACTAAATTTTTTATTCTCTTAGGAAACGCATCATTTGTCTTTTATTTGATTCATCTCAGCTATTTTAATATGAAGCTGAAATCTTATTTTTATTTACCCGACCGTAACTTTGTAGCGTTGTGGATTTGCTCAATCATTATTTATTTGTTGATTGAAAAGCCTTTGTATGAATCTTGCAGAAAATTGATTGCTAAAATTAAATAG
- a CDS encoding deoxyhypusine synthase family protein — MSKPITEFIEKYYLHFNAAALVDASKGYVAHLKEGGKMMITLAGAMSTAELGKILAEMIRQDKVDFISCTGANLEEDLMNLVAHSHYERVPHYRDLTAQDEWDLLERGLNRVTDTCIPEEEAFRRLQKHIVEIWKDAEAKGERYFPHEFMYKMILSGVLEQYYEIPRENSWMIAAAEKNLPIVVPGWEDSTMGNIFASYCIKGELTATTMKSGIEYMTYLADWYTKNSAGKGVGFFQIGGGIAGDFPICVVPMLYQDMEMHDIPFWSYFCQISDSTTSYGSYSGAVPNEKITWGKLDITTPKYIVESDATICAPLMFSYILEN; from the coding sequence ATGAGCAAACCGATTACTGAGTTCATAGAAAAATATTATCTGCACTTCAATGCAGCAGCTTTGGTAGACGCATCAAAAGGATATGTTGCCCATCTTAAAGAAGGCGGAAAAATGATGATTACTTTGGCTGGAGCAATGTCTACCGCTGAATTAGGAAAAATTTTGGCTGAAATGATTCGTCAGGATAAAGTTGATTTTATTTCTTGTACAGGGGCAAACCTTGAAGAAGATCTGATGAATCTTGTAGCGCATTCTCATTACGAAAGAGTTCCTCACTACAGAGATCTTACAGCTCAGGATGAGTGGGATTTGTTGGAAAGAGGTTTAAACAGAGTTACAGATACTTGCATCCCTGAAGAAGAAGCTTTCAGAAGACTGCAGAAGCATATTGTAGAAATCTGGAAAGATGCTGAAGCAAAAGGTGAGAGATATTTCCCGCACGAATTTATGTATAAAATGATCCTTTCTGGAGTTTTGGAGCAGTATTACGAAATTCCAAGAGAAAATTCTTGGATGATTGCTGCGGCTGAGAAAAACTTGCCAATCGTAGTTCCGGGATGGGAAGATTCTACAATGGGTAACATTTTTGCTTCTTACTGCATCAAAGGTGAATTAACGGCTACAACTATGAAATCTGGTATCGAATACATGACGTATTTGGCAGATTGGTACACTAAAAACTCTGCAGGAAAAGGAGTTGGTTTCTTCCAGATTGGTGGAGGTATCGCAGGAGATTTCCCGATTTGTGTGGTTCCGATGTTGTATCAGGATATGGAAATGCATGACATTCCGTTTTGGTCTTATTTCTGTCAGATCTCAGATTCAACTACTTCTTACGGTTCTTATTCAGGAGCAGTTCCGAACGAGAAAATTACTTGGGGTAAATTGGATATCACAACACCGAAATATATCGTTGAAAGTGATGCGACAATCTGTGCACCATTGATGTTCTCTTACATTTTGGAAAACTAA
- the arfB gene encoding alternative ribosome rescue aminoacyl-tRNA hydrolase ArfB, protein MKNFTTELTYKTSRSSGAGGQNVNKVETSVTVMWKVSDSDFFNDFQKKLINEKLKNRINLDGVLQLTVSESRTQLQNKKIAIEKILEIVNQAIIIPKKRLKTKPSKGQIAKRLDTKKKLSDKKENRRFKY, encoded by the coding sequence ATGAAAAACTTTACCACAGAACTGACTTACAAAACTTCACGAAGCAGCGGTGCAGGTGGACAAAACGTGAACAAAGTAGAAACTTCTGTAACAGTAATGTGGAAAGTCTCAGATTCTGATTTTTTTAATGATTTTCAAAAAAAATTAATTAACGAAAAACTTAAAAACCGAATTAATCTGGATGGAGTTTTACAATTGACTGTTTCAGAATCGCGAACTCAGTTGCAGAATAAAAAAATCGCTATCGAAAAAATTTTGGAAATCGTCAATCAGGCTATAATTATTCCTAAAAAAAGACTCAAAACCAAACCTTCAAAAGGTCAGATTGCCAAAAGATTAGACACCAAAAAGAAGCTTTCTGATAAAAAAGAAAACAGACGTTTTAAATATTAA
- a CDS encoding AMP-binding protein, which produces MLLDFNNLEINNLHAETDFEKKVIFFLKEWFSESKTAKVQTSGSTGIPKIIEVEKEKMLNSAKMTCNFLNLKEGDTALICLPIEYISGKMMVVRAITRKLKLIISDPSLKPLENLNDSIDFCAMTPLQVENSLDKIHFIKNLIIGGATVSESLKKKIAQTLLPSNSLTQIYETYGMSETLSHIALKKTYPTQDEYFNVFDGIEISTDERNCLKISAPQLNSEILQTNDLVEIKNQNQFKFLGRIDNVINSGGAKIFPEQLEALVKKEIPNEVVFLGIKDESLGQKLILIVEGFEGENLKSQISNLKFEKSFHKPKEIIFIEKIPRTPNGKVSRLELKSIFEV; this is translated from the coding sequence ATGCTGCTCGACTTCAATAATCTCGAAATTAATAATTTACATGCTGAAACCGATTTCGAGAAAAAAGTTATTTTTTTTCTCAAAGAATGGTTCTCGGAATCTAAAACGGCAAAAGTACAGACTTCAGGTTCTACAGGCATTCCTAAAATTATTGAAGTTGAAAAAGAAAAAATGCTTAATTCAGCAAAAATGACCTGCAATTTTTTAAATTTAAAAGAAGGAGACACTGCTTTAATTTGTTTACCTATAGAATATATTTCAGGAAAAATGATGGTTGTGCGGGCAATTACCAGAAAGTTAAAACTTATTATTTCAGATCCTTCTTTAAAACCGTTGGAAAATTTAAATGACAGCATTGACTTTTGTGCGATGACTCCATTACAGGTTGAAAATTCCTTAGATAAAATTCACTTCATAAAAAATTTAATTATTGGCGGCGCCACTGTTTCCGAATCTTTAAAAAAGAAAATTGCTCAAACACTCCTACCCTCCAACTCTCTCACTCAGATCTACGAGACGTATGGAATGTCTGAAACTCTTTCTCATATTGCTTTAAAGAAAACCTACCCTACTCAGGACGAATACTTCAATGTCTTTGATGGTATTGAAATTTCAACAGACGAAAGAAATTGTCTGAAAATTTCTGCACCCCAACTTAATTCTGAAATATTGCAGACGAATGATTTGGTTGAAATCAAAAACCAAAATCAGTTTAAATTTTTAGGAAGAATTGACAATGTAATCAATTCAGGAGGTGCAAAAATTTTTCCTGAACAGCTTGAAGCTTTGGTAAAAAAAGAAATTCCGAACGAGGTTGTATTCTTAGGAATAAAAGATGAAAGTTTAGGACAGAAATTGATTTTAATTGTTGAAGGATTTGAAGGCGAGAATCTCAAATCTCAAATCTCAAATCTCAAATTTGAAAAATCTTTCCATAAGCCGAAAGAAATTATTTTTATTGAAAAAATTCCCAGAACGCCTAATGGAAAAGTAAGTCGTTTGGAATTAAAAAGTATTTTTGAGGTTTAG